Proteins encoded in a region of the Panicum hallii strain FIL2 chromosome 3, PHallii_v3.1, whole genome shotgun sequence genome:
- the LOC112884103 gene encoding universal stress protein PHOS32: MAGAGADGERRIGVAMDYSDSAKKALEWTVDNLLRHGDTLVVVHVLHHGGEEAKHTLWAKSGSPLIPLSEFREPEVMKNYGVKADAEVLDMIDTAARQKQLKVVAKLYWGDAREKLCDGVEELKIDSLVMGSRGLGPIQRILMGSVTNYVLSHAPCPVTVVKGK; the protein is encoded by the exons ATGGCCGGCGCCGGGGCGGACGGGGAGCGCAGGATCGGGGTGGCGATGGACTACTCGGACAGCGCCAAGAAGGCGCTGGAGTGGACCGTCGACAACCTGCTCCGCCACGGGGACACCCTCGTCGTCGTCCACGTCCTGCACCACGGCGGGGAGGAGGCCAAGCACACGCTCTGGGCCAAGTCCGGATCCC CGCTGATCCCGCTCTCCGAGTTCCGGGAGCCCGAGGTGATGAAGAACTACGGCGTCAAGGCCGACGCCGAGGTGCTCGACATGATCGACACGGCGGCGCGCCAGAAGCAG CTTAAGGTGGTGGCCAAGCTGTACTGGGGCGACGCCAGGGAGAAGCTCTGCGACGGCGTCGAGGAGCTCAAGATCGACTCCCTTGTCATGGGCAGCCGCGGCCTCGGCCCGATCCAGAG GATCCTCATGGGAAGTGTGACAAACTACGTGCTGTCGCACGCACCGTGCCCAGTGACAGTCGTCAAGGGGAAGTAA
- the LOC112885935 gene encoding protein GUCD1 isoform X2, whose amino-acid sequence MWPLCVISEKLFKMAGDDAGQGPGSPSADYAQISLARRSYYVDVPHVQQAFTWDCGLACVLMVLRTLGIHCCDGIADLERLCRTTSIWTVDLAYLLNKFSVSFSFFTVTLGANPQYSAESFYREQLQEDIDRVDELFGKALEAGISIQCRSISAYDIAFLLLSGHCIAIALVDKSKLNSSWMNDVHDVQQLNEDSDYMGHYVIICGYDADDCEFEIRDPASSRKRERVTMKSLDEARKSFGTDEDILLVGETVSP is encoded by the exons ATGTGGCCCCTCTGCGTCATCTCCGAGAAGCTCTTCAAGATGGCCGGCGACGACGCCGGCCAGGGCCCGGGCTCGCCGTCCGCCGACTACGCCCAGATTTCCCTAGCGCGCCGATCGTACTACGTCGAT GTTCCACATGTGCAGCAGGCCTTCACCTGGGACTGCGGCCTCGCCTGCGTGCTCATGGTGCTCAGGACGCTGGGGATTCATTGCTGCGACGGCATTGCCGATCTCGAGAGGCTCTGCCGCACCACAAG CATTTGGACAGTCGACTTGGCGTATCTCTTAAACAAGTTTTCAGTTAGTTTTTCTTTCTTTACTGTGACTCTTGGAGCAAACCCACAATATTCTGCTGAAAGCTTTTATAGG GAGCAATTGCAAGAAGACATTGATCGAGTCGATGAGCTATTTGGGAAGGCACTTGAAGCTGGAATTAGTATTCAA TGCAGATCCATCAGCGCATATGATATTGCTTTTCTACTGTTATCTGGGCACTGCATTGCCATTGCATTAGTGGACAAATCAAAGCTAAA TTCCTCTTGGATGAATGATGTACATGATGTACAGCAGCTCAATGAGGATTCAGATTACATGG GGCATTATGTCATAATATGCGGGTATGATGCTGATGATTGTGAATTTGAGATAAGGGATCCTGCCAGTTCCAG GAAGCGCGAAAGGGTGACAATGAAGAGCCTAGATGAGGCCCGCAAATCATTTGGAACCGATGAGGATATTCTCTTGGTAGGAGAAACAGT GTCTCCTTAA
- the LOC112885935 gene encoding protein GUCD1 isoform X1, with protein sequence MWPLCVISEKLFKMAGDDAGQGPGSPSADYAQISLARRSYYVDVPHVQQAFTWDCGLACVLMVLRTLGIHCCDGIADLERLCRTTSIWTVDLAYLLNKFSVSFSFFTVTLGANPQYSAESFYREQLQEDIDRVDELFGKALEAGISIQCRSISAYDIAFLLLSGHCIAIALVDKSKLNSSWMNDVHDVQQLNEDSDYMGHYVIICGYDADDCEFEIRDPASSRKRERVTMKSLDEARKSFGTDEDILLVSLTGKSGMKVTRKFLAGSM encoded by the exons ATGTGGCCCCTCTGCGTCATCTCCGAGAAGCTCTTCAAGATGGCCGGCGACGACGCCGGCCAGGGCCCGGGCTCGCCGTCCGCCGACTACGCCCAGATTTCCCTAGCGCGCCGATCGTACTACGTCGAT GTTCCACATGTGCAGCAGGCCTTCACCTGGGACTGCGGCCTCGCCTGCGTGCTCATGGTGCTCAGGACGCTGGGGATTCATTGCTGCGACGGCATTGCCGATCTCGAGAGGCTCTGCCGCACCACAAG CATTTGGACAGTCGACTTGGCGTATCTCTTAAACAAGTTTTCAGTTAGTTTTTCTTTCTTTACTGTGACTCTTGGAGCAAACCCACAATATTCTGCTGAAAGCTTTTATAGG GAGCAATTGCAAGAAGACATTGATCGAGTCGATGAGCTATTTGGGAAGGCACTTGAAGCTGGAATTAGTATTCAA TGCAGATCCATCAGCGCATATGATATTGCTTTTCTACTGTTATCTGGGCACTGCATTGCCATTGCATTAGTGGACAAATCAAAGCTAAA TTCCTCTTGGATGAATGATGTACATGATGTACAGCAGCTCAATGAGGATTCAGATTACATGG GGCATTATGTCATAATATGCGGGTATGATGCTGATGATTGTGAATTTGAGATAAGGGATCCTGCCAGTTCCAG GAAGCGCGAAAGGGTGACAATGAAGAGCCTAGATGAGGCCCGCAAATCATTTGGAACCGATGAGGATATTCTCTTG GTCTCCTTAACCGGAAAGAGCGGAATGAAGGTCACTCGTAAATTCCTCGCCGGCTCCATGTAA
- the LOC112884261 gene encoding disease resistance protein RPM1-like isoform X1 produces the protein MESWLARSMEGAAVSAAAGALQPVLEKLAALLLGEDYKRFERTRGEIESLTHELNAIMAFLIERSKVEDPDGQDRLWMKDVRELSYDIEDSLDEFLLHAAAKSAEPDGFMAKVRSLVERTKSRHRIAREVEVLKKEAIEVAETNQSSYRAADHQPVVSATNASIDPRALAVFEDATKLAGVDGPNGELIRLLETGHGSVQQQTRVVSIVGPGGIGKTALAHQVYQERNGGFLHRAFLSVSRNPDIKGILRSILNQVVSPKDYEAVIKGDHVIRVAGEDQLITKIREYLTDKRYFIVLDDIWDVKTWNAIKDIFPMTSCGSKVITTTRINDVAQECCRSPTNGHIYNIRPLSMEHSTQLFYRRLFSPEEKCPSHLVEISSQILEKCAGLPLAIMAISGLLSSKEKTTEQWNQVKNSIGRRLERNSSVELMSEILLLSYFDLPLHLKICLLYLSIFPKDYTIGKEDLIRRWIAEGFIHERNGIAAYDSGERCFNDLINRSLIQPGGKDKFDEVNSCRVQDTIFYFIVSMAAEENFVTLIGVPGVNPIAGNKVRRLSMQSDVQIPSGLVLSSVRSLNVFGGDVEIPFLPELRPLRVLAFEDCGQLEDDRLSDVGNLLHLRYLRLNHAHAVTKLPEETAELLHLRTLEVHGHNKIMEIPAAICQVERLECLVTLVTDDYTILPDEIADMKALRVLEGVNVYIHSAGFIKRLGELTNLRKLGMLFVNSDADEEWEEKYGEIVSSIYKLTQANLDSLHIRTVNEPPELLDNLSKEHPEPLGLRELVIEGDDVSGLAAWWGLLVNLQKLLFCAYERVSEEDVETLRSLPDLKYLCIHLWDAPDDPEVKAPLERAMKAHPNRPKLVWIDEY, from the exons ATGGAGAGCTGGCTAGCTCGCAGCATGGAGGGAGCTGCCGTGAGCGCGGCAGCGGGAGCCCTGCAACCCGTCTTGGAGAAGCTGGCCGCTCTGCTGCTCGGCGAGGACTACAAGCGCTTCGAGCGGACGCGCGGCGAGATCGAGTCTCTCACTCATGAGCTCAACGCCATCATGGCGTTCCTCATCGAGAGATCCAAGGTTGAGGATCCTGACGGGCAAGACAGGCTCTGGATGAAGGATGTGCGGGAGCTATCCTACGACATCGAAGACAGCCTCGACGAGTTcttgctgcacgccgccgccaagTCTGCCGAGCCGGACGGCTTCATGGCGAAGGTCAGGAGCTTGGTGGAGAGGACCAAGAGTCGCCATCGGATAGCCAGGGAGGTTGAGGTTCTGAAGAAGGAAGCCATCGAGGTGGCCGAAACGAACCAAAGCAGCTACAGGGCCGCTGACCACCAGCCCGTGGTCAGTGCCACCAATGCGTCGATTGATCCAAGGGCGCTTGCCGTATTTGAGGATGCGACGAAGCTTGCTGGCGTCGACGGGCCGAATGGCGAGCTCATCAGATTGCTGGAGACTGGACATGGCTCGGTCCAGCAGCAGACTAGAGTGGTCTCAATTGTTGGACCTGGAGGGATTGGAAAAACAGCTCTGGCGCACCAGGTGTACCAAGAGCGTAATGGTGGATTCCTGCATCGGGCGTTCTTATCGGTATCAAGGAATCCGGACATCAAGGGAATTTTGAGAAGTATCCTGAATCAAGTGGTGAGCCCAAAAGATTACGAGGCCGTGATTAAGGGGGATCATGTTATCAGAGTGGCTGGGGAGGATCAACTTATCACAAAGATCAGGGAATACCTCACAGACAAAAG ATACTTTATTGTGCTCGATGATATATGGGATGTGAAAACATGGAATGCCATTAAGGATATCTTCCCCATGACCAGCTGCGGTAGTAAAGTCATCACCACTACTCGTATAAACGATGTGGCTCAGGAATGTTGTCGATCACCCACTAATGGACATATATACAATATAAGGCCTCTTAGTATGGAGCACTCAACACAATTATTTTACAGAAGATTATTCAGCCCTGAAGAGAAATGCCCTTCTCACCTTGTAGAAATTTCTAGCCAAATCTTGGAGAAATGTGCCGGCTTACCATTAGCGATCATGGCTATATCTGGCTTACTGTCCAGCAAGGAAAAAACAACGGAGCAATGGAATCAAGTGAAAAATTCTATTGGCCGCAGACTTGAAAGAAATTCTAGTGTTGAACTAATGTCAGAGATACTATTGCTCAGTTACTTTGATCTTCCTCTCCATCTTAAAATTTGCCTACTGTACCTCAGTATATTTCCAAAAGATTATACCATTGGGAAGGAGGATTTGATAAGGAGATGGATTGCTGAGGGGTTCATCCATGAACGGAATGGAATTGCAGCATACGATTCAGGCGAGAGGTGTTTTAACGATCTCATCAATAGGAGCTTGATCCAACCAGGAGGGAAAGACAAATTTGATGAGGTGAATAGCTGCCGAGTTCAAGACACAATTTTTTATTTCATTGTATCCATGGCTGCTGAAGAGAACTTTGTTACTTTAATAGGAGTACCCGGTGTAAATCCAATTGCTGGAAACAAGGTCCGTCGGTTGTCTATGCAGAGTGATGTTCAAATCCCATCAGGGCTAGTTTTATCTAGCGTCAGGTCACTTAATGTTTTCGGCGGTGACGTGGAAATCCCATTTTTACCGGAGCTTAGACCCTTGCGTGTTTTAGCATTTGAAGACTGTGGGCAGTTAGAAGATGATCGTCTTTCAGATGTAGGCAATTTGTTGCACCTCAGATATCTGAGGCTCAACCATGCACATGCTGTTACAAAGCTTCCAGAAGAAACAGCAGAGCTACTACACTTGAGGACACTTGAAGTACATGGGCACAACAAAATAATGGAAATTCCAGCCGCCATTTGTCAGGTTGAGCGATTGGAATGTCTGGTAACTCTAGTTACAGACGATTATACTATACTGCCTGATGAAATTGCAGACATGAAAGCACTGAGGGTGTTGGAAGGCGTTAATGTGTATATTCACTCGGCCGGCTTCATTAAGCGGCTTGGTGAGCTAACAAATCTGAGGAAGCTGGGCATGCTATTCGTCAACAGCGATGCTGATGAAGAATGGGAGGAGAAATATGGAGAGATCGTCTCTTCGATCTATAAGCTTACCCAAGCAAACCTTGATTCTCTGCATATTCGTACCGTAAATGAGCCACCAGAGTTGCTGGACAATCTAAGCAAAGAACACCCTGAACCACTTGGCCTTCGGGAACTTGTCATCGAGGGGGATGACGTCTCAGGCCTTGCAGCGTGGTGGGGTTTACTCGTGAACCTCCAGAAGTTACTCTTCTGTGCCTATGAAAGAGTTAGCGAGGAAGATGTGGAGACCCTTAGAAGCCTACCCGATCTGAAGTACCTCTGCATCCATCTCTGGGATGCACCCGACGATCCTGAAGTGAAGGCTCCCCTGGAGAGAGCAATGAAGGCCCATCCCAACCGTCCCAAATTGGTATGGATAGACGAGTACTAG
- the LOC112884261 gene encoding disease resistance protein RPP13-like isoform X2: MESWLARSMEGAAVSAAAGALQPVLEKLAALLLGEDYKRFERTRGEIESLTHELNAIMAFLIERSKVEDPDGQDRLWMKDVRELSYDIEDSLDEFLLHAAAKSAEPDGFMAKVRSLVERTKSRHRIAREVEVLKKEAIEVAETNQSSYRAADHQPVVSATNASIDPRALAVFEDATKLAGVDGPNGELIRLLETGHGSVQQQTRVVSIVGPGGIGKTALAHQVYQERNGGFLHRAFLSVSRNPDIKGILRSILNQVVSPKDYEAVIKGDHVIRVAGEDQLITKIREYLTDKRYFIVLDDIWDVKTWNAIKDIFPMTSCGSKVITTTRINDVAQECCRSPTNGHIYNIRPLSMEHSTQLFYRRLFSPEEKCPSHLVEISSQILEKCAGLPLAIMAISGLLSSKEKTTEQWNQVKNSIGRRLERNSSVELMSEILLLSYFDLPLHLKICLLYLSIFPKDYTIGKEDLIRRWIAEGFIHERNGIAAYDSGERCFNDLINRSLIQPGGKDKFDEEYPV, translated from the exons ATGGAGAGCTGGCTAGCTCGCAGCATGGAGGGAGCTGCCGTGAGCGCGGCAGCGGGAGCCCTGCAACCCGTCTTGGAGAAGCTGGCCGCTCTGCTGCTCGGCGAGGACTACAAGCGCTTCGAGCGGACGCGCGGCGAGATCGAGTCTCTCACTCATGAGCTCAACGCCATCATGGCGTTCCTCATCGAGAGATCCAAGGTTGAGGATCCTGACGGGCAAGACAGGCTCTGGATGAAGGATGTGCGGGAGCTATCCTACGACATCGAAGACAGCCTCGACGAGTTcttgctgcacgccgccgccaagTCTGCCGAGCCGGACGGCTTCATGGCGAAGGTCAGGAGCTTGGTGGAGAGGACCAAGAGTCGCCATCGGATAGCCAGGGAGGTTGAGGTTCTGAAGAAGGAAGCCATCGAGGTGGCCGAAACGAACCAAAGCAGCTACAGGGCCGCTGACCACCAGCCCGTGGTCAGTGCCACCAATGCGTCGATTGATCCAAGGGCGCTTGCCGTATTTGAGGATGCGACGAAGCTTGCTGGCGTCGACGGGCCGAATGGCGAGCTCATCAGATTGCTGGAGACTGGACATGGCTCGGTCCAGCAGCAGACTAGAGTGGTCTCAATTGTTGGACCTGGAGGGATTGGAAAAACAGCTCTGGCGCACCAGGTGTACCAAGAGCGTAATGGTGGATTCCTGCATCGGGCGTTCTTATCGGTATCAAGGAATCCGGACATCAAGGGAATTTTGAGAAGTATCCTGAATCAAGTGGTGAGCCCAAAAGATTACGAGGCCGTGATTAAGGGGGATCATGTTATCAGAGTGGCTGGGGAGGATCAACTTATCACAAAGATCAGGGAATACCTCACAGACAAAAG ATACTTTATTGTGCTCGATGATATATGGGATGTGAAAACATGGAATGCCATTAAGGATATCTTCCCCATGACCAGCTGCGGTAGTAAAGTCATCACCACTACTCGTATAAACGATGTGGCTCAGGAATGTTGTCGATCACCCACTAATGGACATATATACAATATAAGGCCTCTTAGTATGGAGCACTCAACACAATTATTTTACAGAAGATTATTCAGCCCTGAAGAGAAATGCCCTTCTCACCTTGTAGAAATTTCTAGCCAAATCTTGGAGAAATGTGCCGGCTTACCATTAGCGATCATGGCTATATCTGGCTTACTGTCCAGCAAGGAAAAAACAACGGAGCAATGGAATCAAGTGAAAAATTCTATTGGCCGCAGACTTGAAAGAAATTCTAGTGTTGAACTAATGTCAGAGATACTATTGCTCAGTTACTTTGATCTTCCTCTCCATCTTAAAATTTGCCTACTGTACCTCAGTATATTTCCAAAAGATTATACCATTGGGAAGGAGGATTTGATAAGGAGATGGATTGCTGAGGGGTTCATCCATGAACGGAATGGAATTGCAGCATACGATTCAGGCGAGAGGTGTTTTAACGATCTCATCAATAGGAGCTTGATCCAACCAGGAGGGAAAGACAAATTTGATGAG GAGTACCCGGTGTAA